One segment of Syntrophales bacterium DNA contains the following:
- a CDS encoding class I SAM-dependent methyltransferase: MIELYQAEDFPIFQNKVYDTVAEAISCPKGKIALVQDTETGLVYNQAFNNEFMRYDSGYENEQAFSVIFRKHLSDVARIINDHFSGCFLLEIGCGKGFFLKLLQDRGFEAIGCDPAYDGDNPSIIKSLYNPELNLKADAIILRHVLEHIPNPYSFLRQICDGNDGHGRIYIEVPCFEWILKHKAWFDIFYEHVNYFRMRDFYSLFGCIYEAGYLFGDQYLYVVADLSTLKPPSMDEEAYINFPPDFLRTIEKWATRIKNNKISSNLSAVWGAASKGVIFSLLMERAGASIDFIIDISPAKQGKYTAITARKILSPEEAMIALSPGSDIFVMNSNYLEEIRQLSENRFNYIEVDSEIN, from the coding sequence ATGATAGAGCTATATCAGGCAGAGGATTTTCCCATTTTCCAAAACAAAGTTTACGACACCGTAGCCGAAGCCATTTCTTGTCCAAAGGGAAAAATTGCCTTAGTTCAAGATACCGAAACGGGATTGGTTTATAATCAAGCCTTTAACAATGAATTCATGAGATACGACTCGGGATATGAAAACGAGCAAGCCTTCAGTGTTATATTCCGTAAACATCTTTCGGATGTCGCTAGGATTATAAATGATCATTTTTCGGGATGTTTTCTCTTAGAAATAGGATGTGGAAAAGGTTTTTTTCTAAAACTTCTCCAAGATCGGGGATTCGAAGCCATTGGCTGTGACCCTGCATACGATGGTGACAATCCTTCCATTATTAAGTCACTTTATAATCCAGAATTAAATCTAAAAGCAGATGCAATTATCTTGAGACACGTTCTGGAACACATACCTAACCCTTATTCTTTCTTAAGGCAAATTTGCGACGGGAATGATGGACACGGAAGGATATATATTGAGGTTCCCTGCTTCGAATGGATTTTGAAACATAAGGCATGGTTCGATATCTTCTATGAACACGTCAATTACTTTAGGATGCGTGATTTTTATAGTCTGTTTGGCTGTATATATGAAGCTGGCTATCTTTTTGGTGATCAATATCTTTACGTTGTTGCTGATTTGAGCACCCTAAAACCACCATCAATGGATGAAGAGGCATATATAAATTTCCCTCCAGACTTTCTTCGAACCATAGAAAAGTGGGCAACGAGGATAAAAAATAATAAGATAAGTAGCAACTTGAGTGCTGTTTGGGGAGCAGCTTCGAAGGGAGTTATCTTTTCCCTCCTGATGGAAAGGGCAGGGGCTAGCATAGATTTCATCATCGACATAAGCCCAGCCAAACAGGGCAAATACACAGCCATAACAGCAAGAAAGATTCTATCACCCGAAGAAGCTATGATCGCTCTCAGTCCCGGCTCAGATATTTTCGTCATGAACAGCAATTATCTAGAAGAAATCCGTCAACTTTCT
- a CDS encoding NAD(P)-dependent oxidoreductase has product MKIAVTGASGFLGRYVLRELWARKVDTIAVVRKNQAAIQSLEIPTICLDVYHPPKEAFNMIGNPDTVIHLAWGGLPNYHSLHHFEQELPAHYIFLRSLVESGLKSLIITGTCLEYGMQSGELNENMPPQPCIPYGFSKDALRRQLEFLKKHVNFNLTWVRLFYTYGEGQSPNSLWPKLKAAVEKGEKVFPMSEGEQLRDYLPVEEVAELLVKLALKQKDFGIVNLCSGKPISVRKLVENWCKKYNWNIELAFGVLPYPDYEPMAFWGNKDKLERILASNL; this is encoded by the coding sequence ATGAAAATAGCTGTGACAGGTGCAAGTGGATTCTTGGGGCGATATGTGCTGCGCGAGCTTTGGGCAAGGAAAGTAGACACGATCGCTGTGGTAAGAAAAAACCAAGCAGCCATCCAGTCCTTGGAAATCCCTACCATCTGCCTCGATGTCTACCATCCACCTAAAGAGGCATTCAACATGATAGGAAACCCGGACACGGTAATTCATCTGGCCTGGGGTGGGTTACCCAATTACCATTCGCTTCATCACTTCGAACAAGAATTACCAGCTCACTATATATTTCTCCGGTCATTAGTCGAATCAGGGCTCAAATCTCTTATAATAACTGGTACTTGTCTTGAGTACGGTATGCAATCAGGGGAGTTGAACGAAAATATGCCACCTCAACCGTGTATCCCCTATGGTTTTTCAAAAGATGCACTCCGCAGGCAACTAGAGTTTCTGAAAAAGCATGTTAATTTTAATTTAACATGGGTGCGTCTTTTTTATACTTATGGAGAAGGTCAATCACCAAACTCTCTTTGGCCTAAATTAAAAGCAGCTGTAGAAAAAGGCGAAAAAGTTTTTCCCATGTCCGAAGGAGAACAACTACGAGACTATCTTCCTGTTGAAGAAGTGGCAGAATTACTCGTCAAACTAGCATTAAAGCAAAAAGATTTCGGAATAGTAAATTTATGCTCAGGAAAACCAATCTCAGTTAGAAAACTGGTAGAAAACTGGTGTAAAAAATATAACTGGAATATTGAATTGGCATTTGGCGTATTACCATACCCAGATTACGAACCAATGGCCTTTTGGGGCAACAAGGATAAATTGGAGCGCATCCTAGCCTCCAACTTATAG